A genomic stretch from Hemicordylus capensis ecotype Gifberg chromosome 1, rHemCap1.1.pri, whole genome shotgun sequence includes:
- the RHOB gene encoding rho-related GTP-binding protein RhoB, whose translation MAAIRKKLVVVGDGACGKTCLLIVFSKDEFPEVYVPTVFENYVADIEVDSKQVELALWDTAGQEDYDRLRPLSYPDTDVILMCFSVDSPDSLENIPEKWVPEVKHFCPNVPIILVANKKDLRNDEHVRNELARMKQEPVRTEDGRAMAIRIQAYDYLECSAKTKEGVREVFETATRAALQKRYGTQNGCINCCKVL comes from the coding sequence ATGGCGGCGATCCGCAAGAAGCTGGTGGTGGTCGGGGACGGGGCGTGCGGCAAAACGTGCTTGCTGATCGTCTTCAGCAAGGACGAGTTTCCGGAGGTCTACGTGCCTACAGTCTTCGAGAACTACGTGGCCGACATCGAGGTGGACAGCAAGCAAGTGGAGTTAGCTCTCTGGGACACGGCGGGACAGGAAGACTATGACCGCCTGCGCCCCCTCTCTTACCCGGACACCGATGTGATCCTCATGTGCTTCTCGGTGGACAGCCCCGATTCCTTGGAAAACATCCCGGAGAAGTGGGTGCCCGAGGTCAAGCACTTCTGCCCCAACGTGCCCATCATCCTAGTAGCCAACAAGAAGGATTTGCGCAACGACGAGCATGTGCGGAACGAGCTGGCGCGCATGAAGCAGGAGCCGGTCCGCACCGAAGACGGCCGAGCTATGGCCATCCGCATCCAAGCCTACGATTACCTCGAGTGCTCAGCCAAGACCAAGGAAGGCGTGCGAGAGGTCTTCGAAACGGCCACGCGAGCCGCCTTGCAGAAGCGCTACGGCACCCAGAACGGCTGCATCAATTGCTGCAAGGTCCTATAA